Proteins found in one Hevea brasiliensis isolate MT/VB/25A 57/8 chromosome 18, ASM3005281v1, whole genome shotgun sequence genomic segment:
- the LOC110637459 gene encoding uncharacterized protein LOC110637459 isoform X2 → MEDIKISPTKEDKQPKEQKTEQKQEPTTEESPSPPPTEPKRGGGGWGGWGFSPFSVLSDLQKAAEEISRNAAVVAEKAAKSIADMQNVGEDSESSRGEEEREESESDKETEAEDETDKLRKSALDKLEKASDDSFLGQGLKVLDHSVENFASGAWQALGSAWKGGSNLVQKLEHSAVNLAESIQHGSIPGGAGAPSLLETGKSFTAKGMQVLEYVGKETMDLLITETGIEVEKNSKGSEREADEDQLNEEVTFDRCFYIYGGPEQLEELEALSSHYALLFNRRKAKLPLELKSVYDGKLKLVQQMFNLSIEMDENDTESSKGKKIETGTEGSSYEMKNLHDSSVNKAADMAAGFTSALAGLTANDIVQRTAGRLETLHSEGVHRLSEMCSSAVSQLLMLGKSIISTANKVQEEDVDGDIVNIDWPEDSVEKAKVIRTKAQSMAGYVEAVCNGFVTVS, encoded by the exons ATGGAAGACATCAAGATTTCACCGACGAAAGAGGATAAACAGCCGAAAGAGCAAAAAACTGAACAGAAACAAGAACCTACAACAGAGGAATCTCCCTCACCGCCGCCAACGGAACCTAAGAGAGGAGGAGGAGGATGGGGAGGGTGGGGTTTCTCTCCTTTCTCCGTTCTCTCAGATCTCCAGAAGGCTGCTGAAGAGATCTCCCGCAAT GCTGCAGTGGTTGCAGAGAAGGCAGCAAAGAGCATTGCAGACATGCAAAATGTTGGTGAGGATTCTGAATCCTCTAGGGGGGAGGAAGAGCGAGAAGAATCTGAAAGTGATAAGGAAACTGAAGCTGAAGATGAGACTGACAAACTGCGCAAATCTGCGTTAGATAAATTGGAGAAAGCAAGTGATGATTCCTTTCTAGGCCAG GGTTTGAAGGTTCTTGATCACTCTGTGGAGAATTTTGCATCAGGAGCATGGCAAGCATTAGGAAGTGCATGGAAAGGGGGTTCCAATTTAGTTCAAAA ACTTGAGCATTCAGCTGTGAACCTTGCTGAATCAATCCAACATGGTAGCATACCAGGAGGAGCTGGTGCACCATCCTTACTAGAG ACTGGAAAATCTTTTACTGCGAAGGGAATGCAAGTGCTTGAATATGTTGGCAAGGAGACCATGGATCTGCTAATCACAGAGActggtattgaagttgagaaaaaTTCTAAAGGCTCTGAACGAGAAGCTGATGAGGATCAGTTAAATGAGGAAGTAACATTTGATCGATGCTTCTATATATATGGAGGTCCAGAACAATTGGAG GAGCTTGAGGCATTGTCCAGCCATTATGCCCTCTTATTTAACCGGAGAAAAGCAAAATTACCTTTGGAACTAAAGTCTGTATATGACGGAAAGCTTAAACTTGTTCAGCAAATGTTCAATTTGAGTATTGAAATGGATGAGAATGATACTGAGTCCAGCAAAGGGAAGAAAATAGAGACCGGAACTGAAGGAAGTAGCTATGAGATGAAAAACTTACACGATTCAAGTGTCAACAAAGCTGCTGACATGGCCGCAGG GTTTACAAGTGCCCTAGCAGGACTTACTGCAAATGACATTGTTCAAAGAACTGCTGGGAGATTAGAAACTCTTCACTCAGAGGGAGTTCAT AGGCTTTCTGAAATGTGCAGCTCAGCTGTGTCTCAACTTCTGATGCTCGGAAAGTCCATCATATCCACTGCTAACAAAGTGCAGGAAGAAGATGTTGATGGGGATATCGTGAACATTGACTGGCCTGAAGATTCTGTCGAAAAAGCTAAGGTAATCCGAACAAAGGCACAATCCATGGCAGGATATGTTGAAGCAGTTTGCAACGGTTTTGTAACAG TGTCTTGA
- the LOC110637467 gene encoding 40S ribosomal protein S12-like: protein MSGEEGTVAVETPAPLGEAMDLMTALQLVLRKSLAHGGLIRGLHEGAKVIEKHAAQLCVLCNGSEVPHSYSWPLLLLAVGKAVTSCLLPYGANQCESVQLCKIDSEGKARKVVGCSCVVVQDYGEESEALSVVQQHIKSH, encoded by the exons ATGTCAGG TGAGGAGGGTACCGTTGCTGTTGAGACACCTGCTCCTCTCGGTGAGGCCATGGACTTAATGACTGCATTGCAGTTAGTCCTCAGAAAATCTTTGGCTCACGGTGGCCTTATTCGAGGTCTTCATGAAGGTGCAAAAGTGATCGAGAAGCATGCCGCCCAGCTCTGCGTATTGTGTAACGGTTCGGAAGTTCCCCACTCCTATTCTTGGCCACTCCTATTATTGGCAGTTGGAAAGGCCGTCACAAGCTGTCTCTTGCCCTATGGAGCTAACCAATGTGAATCTGTACAG TTATGTAAGATTGATTCTGAGGGCAAGGCTAGGAAGGTAGTTGGTTGCTCTTGTGTTGTAGTTCAG GATTATGGTGAGGAGAGTGAAGCTCTTAGTGTTGTTCAGCAACACATCAAGTCTCACTGA
- the LOC110637464 gene encoding probable inactive receptor kinase RLK902, with translation MNKAACLPRGLFSIFCIIYAAIELIFTRAVKWRTKFSDGKVTNITPGSVPEVKVTLPAKLIFEQDGFAKKYCDGSELAQLPKVMLGEGTMGTLFKLILNCGFIVTARVIRQGLVKPDDIELWINFFGGIRNTWLLPMHLSFWCGGEAFVVYEYLCLGSLEELLHGSEGIRYTPLSWEVRKHIALCAAMAIDFIHNQVTKKGSNLVCGVVKASNILIRTDCSACLSGYETPYLVPPTTIIRRNSGRVAPELISNQNYPKRFTRKSDVYSFGILLLELVTAKRPTVTNLGEYVIEKRKREGLIGICDPKMGEVKESMREMIRIAESCLSQSPKDRPSMDRVVHMLQQMKD, from the exons ATGAACAAGGCAGCTTGTCTTCCACGGggcttattttctattttttgcaTCATCTACGCAGCAATTGAACTCATTTTTACCAGAGCAGTGAAATGGAGGACGAAATTCAGTGATGGAAAAGTAACCAACATAACTCCAGGGTCGGTGCCGGAGGTGAAAGTGACACTGCCTGCTAAGTTGATATTTGAACAAGATGGGTTTGCAAAAAAGTACTGTGATGGATCAGAGCTAGCTCAACTTCCAAAAGTTATGCTTGGTGAAGGTACCATGGGGACTTTGTTCAAGCTTATTCTTAATTGTGGCTTCATCGTCACAGCTCGAGTGATCCGACAAGGATTGGTCAAGCCAGATGATATTGAGCTATGGATTAATTTCTTTGGAGGAATTCGCAACACCTGGCTCTTGCCAATGCACTTGAGTTTCTGGTGCGGTGGAGAAGCCTTTGTTGTGTATGAGTATTTGTGCTTGGGAAGTTTGGAGGAGCTTTTACATG GAAGTGAAGGAATCCGATACACCCCATTGAGTTGGGAAGTTCGAAAGCACATAGCACTATGTGCAGCAATGGCAATAGACTTCATTCACAATCAAGTTACAAAAAAAGGCAGCAACCTTGTCTGTGGGGTGGTTAAGGCAAGCAATATCTTAATTCGGACAGACTGTTCTGCTTGCCTTTCCGGCTATGAAACACCTTACCTCGTACCTCCAACAACCATCATAAGAAGAAATTCTGGCAGAGTTGCACCCGAACTAATATCCAATCAAAATTATCCAAAAAGGTTTACGCGTAAGTCGGATGTTTACAGCTTCGGAATTTTGTTATTGGAGCTTGTTACTGCAAAGAGACCGACTGTGACCAACTTGGGAGAATACGTCatagaaaagagaaagagagaagggctGATAGGTATATGCGACCCCAAAATGGGAGAAGTAAAGGAAAGTATGAGAGAAATGATTAGAATTGCTGAGAGTTGCCTTTCACAAAGTCCCAAAGATCGGCCTTCCATGGATAGAGTGGTGCATATGCTTCAACAAATGAAGGACTAG
- the LOC110637459 gene encoding uncharacterized protein LOC110637459 isoform X1 — translation MEDIKISPTKEDKQPKEQKTEQKQEPTTEESPSPPPTEPKRGGGGWGGWGFSPFSVLSDLQKAAEEISRNAAVVAEKAAKSIADMQNVGEDSESSRGEEEREESESDKETEAEDETDKLRKSALDKLEKASDDSFLGQGLKVLDHSVENFASGAWQALGSAWKGGSNLVQKLEHSAVNLAESIQHGSIPGGAGAPSLLETGKSFTAKGMQVLEYVGKETMDLLITETGIEVEKNSKGSEREADEDQLNEEVTFDRCFYIYGGPEQLEELEALSSHYALLFNRRKAKLPLELKSVYDGKLKLVQQMFNLSIEMDENDTESSKGKKIETGTEGSSYEMKNLHDSSVNKAADMAAGFTSALAGLTANDIVQRTAGRLETLHSEGVHRLSEMCSSAVSQLLMLGKSIISTANKVQEEDVDGDIVNIDWPEDSVEKAKVIRTKAQSMAGYVEAVCNGFVTGISDVAEAYVAAMKSATADSHDNLPKTSIHEKANTLSELIRTDRTTAVSTIQDGLQYLSYVVTSASMPSA, via the exons ATGGAAGACATCAAGATTTCACCGACGAAAGAGGATAAACAGCCGAAAGAGCAAAAAACTGAACAGAAACAAGAACCTACAACAGAGGAATCTCCCTCACCGCCGCCAACGGAACCTAAGAGAGGAGGAGGAGGATGGGGAGGGTGGGGTTTCTCTCCTTTCTCCGTTCTCTCAGATCTCCAGAAGGCTGCTGAAGAGATCTCCCGCAAT GCTGCAGTGGTTGCAGAGAAGGCAGCAAAGAGCATTGCAGACATGCAAAATGTTGGTGAGGATTCTGAATCCTCTAGGGGGGAGGAAGAGCGAGAAGAATCTGAAAGTGATAAGGAAACTGAAGCTGAAGATGAGACTGACAAACTGCGCAAATCTGCGTTAGATAAATTGGAGAAAGCAAGTGATGATTCCTTTCTAGGCCAG GGTTTGAAGGTTCTTGATCACTCTGTGGAGAATTTTGCATCAGGAGCATGGCAAGCATTAGGAAGTGCATGGAAAGGGGGTTCCAATTTAGTTCAAAA ACTTGAGCATTCAGCTGTGAACCTTGCTGAATCAATCCAACATGGTAGCATACCAGGAGGAGCTGGTGCACCATCCTTACTAGAG ACTGGAAAATCTTTTACTGCGAAGGGAATGCAAGTGCTTGAATATGTTGGCAAGGAGACCATGGATCTGCTAATCACAGAGActggtattgaagttgagaaaaaTTCTAAAGGCTCTGAACGAGAAGCTGATGAGGATCAGTTAAATGAGGAAGTAACATTTGATCGATGCTTCTATATATATGGAGGTCCAGAACAATTGGAG GAGCTTGAGGCATTGTCCAGCCATTATGCCCTCTTATTTAACCGGAGAAAAGCAAAATTACCTTTGGAACTAAAGTCTGTATATGACGGAAAGCTTAAACTTGTTCAGCAAATGTTCAATTTGAGTATTGAAATGGATGAGAATGATACTGAGTCCAGCAAAGGGAAGAAAATAGAGACCGGAACTGAAGGAAGTAGCTATGAGATGAAAAACTTACACGATTCAAGTGTCAACAAAGCTGCTGACATGGCCGCAGG GTTTACAAGTGCCCTAGCAGGACTTACTGCAAATGACATTGTTCAAAGAACTGCTGGGAGATTAGAAACTCTTCACTCAGAGGGAGTTCAT AGGCTTTCTGAAATGTGCAGCTCAGCTGTGTCTCAACTTCTGATGCTCGGAAAGTCCATCATATCCACTGCTAACAAAGTGCAGGAAGAAGATGTTGATGGGGATATCGTGAACATTGACTGGCCTGAAGATTCTGTCGAAAAAGCTAAGGTAATCCGAACAAAGGCACAATCCATGGCAGGATATGTTGAAGCAGTTTGCAACGGTTTTGTAACAG GCATTTCTGATGTAGCTGAGGCTTATGTAGCTGCCATGAAGAGTGCTACTGCAGATTCCCATGATAATCTTCCAAAGACATCGATCCATGAAAAAGCTAATACCTTGTCAGAACTTATCCGTACTGACCGGACCACTGCAGTGAGCACAATCCAGGATGGGTTACAATACTTGTCATATGTAGTCACCTCCGCATCTATGCCATCTGCTTGA
- the LOC110637466 gene encoding protein DMR6-LIKE OXYGENASE 2, which yields MGEVDPAFVQELEHRPKQGIIEAEGLPIIDLSILSSSDATPDHSQALEGLVKQVGNACRDWGFFQVINHRVSMEKREKIFNASGKFFAQPLEEKNKIRRDEKRVLGYYDAEHTKNVRDYWKEVFDFTPQNPIIMPASHEPDEKEITKLYNQWPEYFNALPICHDREVSEDYATEMERLAFKLMELIALSLGLQPDRFHGFFKDQTTFIRLNHYPPSPFPHLALGVGRHKDAGGLTILAQDEVGGLEVKRKSDAEWTWVMPTPNSYIINVGDIIQVWSNDAYESVEHRVKVNPEKERFSIPYFFNPGHYTIVKPLEEIVNEQNPAKFRPYNWGKFLANRKRSNFQKLDVENLQIFHFSVSQLAD from the exons ATGGGAGAGGTGGATCCAGCCTTCGTTCAAGAGCTAGAACACAGGCCAAAACAGGGAATTATTGAAGCCGAAGGTCTACCCATAATTGATCTCTCCATACTAAGCTCTTCTGATGCCACCCCAGATCACTCTCAAGCACTTGAGGGTCTTGTTAAGCAGGTAGGCAACGCATGCAGGGATTGGGGGTTTTTTCAAGTGATAAATCATAGGGTGTCCATGGAAAAGCGAGAAAAGATTTTCAATGCATCAGGGAAATTTTTTGCTCAGCCTCTTGAGGAGAAAAACAAGATTAGGAGAGATGAAAAGAGAGTGTTGGGTTATTATGACGCAGAGCATACCAAAAATGTTAGGGACT ACTGGAAAGAGGTGTTTGATTTCACTCCGCAGAATCCAATTATAATGCCTGCTTCACATGAGCCCGATGAAAAGGAGATCACTAAGTTGTACAATCAATGGCCGGAGTAC TTCAATGCACTACCAATCTGCCATGACAGGGAAGTCTCTGAAGATTATGCTACTGAAATGGAAAGACTTGCCTTTAAGTTGATGGAACTTATTGCCCTGAGTCTAGGCTTGCAACCAGATAGGTTCCATGGCTTCTTCAAAGACCAAACCACCTTCATTAGGCTCAACCACTATCCGCCTTCCCCTTTTCCTCACCTAGCTCTCGGGGTCGGTCGACACAAGGATGCTGGTGGCTTGACCATCCTTGCCCAAGATGAGGTGGGAGGACTTGAAGTGAAGCGTAAATCTGATGCAGAGTGGACTTGGGTCATGCCAACGCCAAATTCTTACATAATCAATGTTGGCGACATTATTCAG GTATGGAGCAACGATGCTTACGAAAGTGTGGAGCATAGAGTGAAGGTGAACCCTGAGAAGGAAAGATTTTCCATTCCATACTTCTTCAATCCAGGACACTATACCATCGTGAAGCCCTTAGAGGAGATAGTAAATGAGCAAAACCCTGCCAAATTTAGGCCTTACAATTGGGGGAAGTTTTTGGCCAACAGAAAGCGTAGTAATTTCCAAAAGCTTGATGTTGAGAACCTCCAAATCTTTCACTTCAGCGTATCACAATTAGCTGACTAA
- the LOC110637460 gene encoding protein DMR6-LIKE OXYGENASE 1 — protein MGDIDPSFVQDLQHRPNFKSVEIEEIPVIDLSVSNPSETQQLVSKIGEACKKYGFFQVINHGVPLELRQKTEKVAKEFFHQSLDEKRKVKRNEVYPMGFYDSEHTKNVRDWKEVFDYLVLDPTLIPASADPDDKELRTLTNQWPQNPSEFREICQEYTKQVEKLAFKLLELISLSLGLPADRLNGYFKDQISFARFNHYPPCPAPHLALGVGRHKDGGALTVLAQDDVGGLEISLRSDGEWIPVKPIPDAFIINIGNCMQVWSNDLYWSAEHRVVVNSEKERFSMPFFFFPAHYVQIKPLEELVNDQNPPKYKEFNWGKFFASRNRSDYKKQEVENVQIDNFKASE, from the exons ATGGGAGATATTGATCCATCTTTCGTTCAAGACCTTCAACATAGACCTAATTTTAAAAGCGTAGAAATTGAAGAAATCCCAGTTATTGATCTCTCAGTTTCAAACCCCAGTGAAACCCAGCAACTAGTTTCAAAGATTGGAGAAGCTTGCAAGAAATATGGGTTTTTTCAAGTGATTAATCATGGAGTGCCACTGGAGCTGCGTCAAAAGACTGAGAAAGTGGCCAAAGAATTCTTTCATCAGTCACTGGATGAGAAAAGGAAGGTGAAGCGAAACGAGGTGTATCCTATGGGGTTCTATGATAGTGAACATACTAAAAATGTTAGGGATTGGAAGGAGGTTTTTGACTACTTGGTGTTGGACCCAACTCTGATCCCTGCCTCAGCTGATCCTGATGATAAAGAGCTACGGACTTTGACCAATCAATGGCCTCAGAACCCTTCTGAATTCAg GGAGATATGCCAAGAATACACTAAGCAAGTTGAAAAACTAGCTTTCAAGTTGCTGGAACTTATTTCTTTGAGCCTAGGCTTGCCTGCTGATAGGTTGAATGGCTACTTCAAGGACCAAATCAGCTTTGCTAGGTTCAATCACTATCCTCCATGTCCTGCTCCACATCTAGCTCTTGGTGTGGGTCGACACAAAGATGGTGGTGCCCTAACGGTACTTGCTCAAGATGATGTTGGAGGACTGGAAATTTCCCTTAGATCAGACGGTGAGTGGATTCCAGTCAAGCCAATACCAGATGCCTTCATCATCAACATCGGCAACTGTATGCAG GTATGGAGCAATGATCTGTACTGGAGTGCAGAGCATAGGGTGGTGGTAAACTCAGAGAAGGAAAGGTTTTCTATGCCATTTTTCTTTTTCCCTGCCCACTATGTCCAAATTAAGCCATTGGAGGAGCTGGTGAATGACCAAAACCCTCCCAAATACAAAGAATTCAACTGGGGAAAGTTTTTTGCTAGTAGAAATCGTAGCGATTACAAGAAACAAGAAGTGGAAAATGTCCAAATCGATAATTTTAAGGCATCAGAGTAG